A segment of the Cytophagia bacterium CHB2 genome:
CCATGTCCGCACGGGCATTGCGGGCTGGCGGCCAGCAAAACCCCTTCCGCGCCAAAGCGAAAGGCTTTGAAGATTTCGCGCGCATGCACCTGCAGGATGCACTCCACCGCGATGCCGGTGAAATCGGCCGGCAGTTTTCGCCGAACGGGATTGGAAACGTCATAAAACACTTGCGCACCACTCATACACAAGAAGCCCACCATGCGTGGCCGCTCGTTGAGAGGCT
Coding sequences within it:
- a CDS encoding hydrogenase iron-sulfur subunit, with the translated sequence MMPISRQRPAESPHREPLNERPRMVGFLCMSGAQVFYDVSNPVRRKLPADFTGIAVECILQVHAREIFKAFRFGAEGVLLAASPQCPCGHGEDQVHRHMAELRRALTGYGIDLKRLRLEWISAAEEQKFLQVVNEMMESLQQLSPLR